The following are encoded in a window of Psilocybe cubensis strain MGC-MH-2018 chromosome 4, whole genome shotgun sequence genomic DNA:
- a CDS encoding RNA-binding motif protein, X-linked 2, whose product MNVVKEINKINQAELDLGLSGASWHDEYKDSAYIFVGGLNYDLTEGDVITIFSQFGEVLDVNMPRDKDTGARKGFAFLMYEDQRSTILAVDNLNGAKVLDRTLRVDHVKNYKQPKIKNEDGEFVDPEDQSLNARPQLIEDAGEESDSSAMTGASIDPEDPMRDYLIAQRREKKALKKDKKSKSKGKHKDETPEERRARKERKRAKKAKSSALKGVEDLLNSLGRPPSASEEQDRSSRRHSPSRERRSRSPMRGRSRHSPHGDESYPPRRSKHLDEESRSYDHHSRRSPRE is encoded by the exons ATGAA CGTCGTCAAAGAAATAAACAAAATTAACCAGGCTGAACTAGATCTAGGGCTTAGCGGCGCGTCATGGCACGATGAGTACAAAGATTCTGCCTATATCTTCGTTGGCGGTCTCAATTATGACCTTACCGAAGGCGATGTCATCACAATATTTTCCCA ATTTGGTGAAGTTCTTGACGTGAATATGCCTCGAGACAAGGACACGGGGGCCCGCAAAGGGTTTGCCTTTCTTATGTACGAAGATCAGAGGTCAACTATACTTGCCGTTGACAATCTCAACGGGGCCAAAGTTCTTGATAGAACCCTTCGAGTGGACCACGTTAAGAACTACAAGCAACCCAAGATAAAGAATGAGGATGGAGAATTTGTGGATCCAGAGGACCAAAGCCTGAACGCACGACCTCAGTTAATTGAAG ATGCAGGGGAAGAATCAGATTCTTCAGCAATGACAGGGGCATCAATAGATCCAGAGGATCCCATGAGAGATTATTTGATTGCCCAAAGACGGGAGAAAAAAGCTCTCAAAAAGGACAAGAAGTCTAAATCGAAAGGGAAACACAAGGACGAGACACCCGAGGAAAGACGtgcaagaaaagaaaggaaaagggctAAAAAAGCGAAGTCGTCTGCCTTGAAGGGCGTGGAGGACTTGCTAAACAGTCTAGGACGTCCGCCATCTGCATCTGAAGAACAAGACCGAAGTAGTAGACGGCACTCACCGAGCAGAGAAAGGAGGAGCCGATCTCCAATGCGAGGACGTTCACGCCATAGTCCTCATGGAGACGAAAGCTACCCTCCCAGACGTTCGAAACATTTGGACGAAGAAAGCCGTTCATACGACCATCATTCACGTAGAAGTCCGagagaatga
- a CDS encoding Eukaryotic translation initiation factor 3 subunit D — translation MSSFSLPPIHDNPDGGWGPSTSNFPDQFKFKDIPYAPYSKSDKLGRFADWNDLSSDNRQNVAGLPATQNVRGGGPGGRRGDRNQAFGSGTASAFAYFHVEDESSFSLVDNKAAPARRGTGFSRGRGGVRGTANYSNVRGSGRGGRGGAAFRGGANQRNAPNQRRGWRDWEKNNRARESSVVISPQWNMLEEVEFHRLAKLRLEIDEPEELDSYGRLFAYDKSYDRVTTKTEKPLQLVDRIKYNTTTSDDPVIQQLASSGIAKVYTTDAILSVLMCAPRSVYPWDIVIVREGDSLFLDKRDGGPFDTVTVNENAADPPQDPTPPNPNNPTEKAAIPETASINSATSLSLEATYINQNFGFQSVIETAPPPPVDFANPNPFYGPEETEPLASCGYRYRLFDLGITEDEDIKICVRTEVDAYIPGQGNPREGQGLVTIRALNEFDPRAQGAGGAPDWRSKLDSQRGAVVATEMKNNSCKLAKWTVQSVLAGAELMKIGYISRANPRDNTRHVILSTASMRPTDFAAQLNVSLANGWGIVRTVTDMCMKMPEGKYVLVKDPNKPVIRLYAVPMSTFTGDDEEVAEVASEEE, via the exons ATgtcttcattttcattgcCGCCTATTCATGACAATCCTGACGGTGGATGGGGCCCTTCCACTTCCAACTTCCCAGAccagttcaagttcaaggatATTCCTTATGCTCCTTACTCGAAGAGCGACAAGCTTGGTCGCTTTGCCGATTGGAATGATCTATCGTCCGATAATCGTCAAAACGTAGCTGGCTTGCCAGCCACCCAAAATGTTCGTGGAGGAGGTCCTGGTGGTCGTCGTGGCGACAGGAATCAGGCCTTTGGTAGCGGTACAGCCAGTGCTTTTGCTTACTTCCACGTCGAGGATGAATCGTCATTTTCGCTTGTCGACAACAAGGCTGCACCCGCTCGTCGTGGTACTGGATTCAGCCGTGGGCGTGGAGGAGTGCGTGGTACCGCCAACTATAGTAATGTCAGAGGTAGTGGTAGAGGTGGACGAGGTGGAGCCGCTTTCCGTGGTGGTGCCAATCAACGCAATGCCCCGAACCAAAGACGAGGCTGGAGAGATTGGGAAAAG AACAACCGCGCTAGAGAATCTTCAGTCGTTATATCTCCTCAATGGAATAtgctggaggaggttgaATTCCATCGTCTAGCGAAGTTGAGACTTGAAATCGACGAACCCGAAGAATT GGATTCCTATGGACGTCTCTTCGCATACGATAAATCTTACGACCGCGTGACTACAAAAACCGAGAAACCACTCCAATTGGTGGATCGTATCAAATACAACACTACTACTTCTGATGATCCCGTCATCCAACAA CTTGCTAGCTCTGGAATTGCTAAAGTGTATACCACCGATGCTATTCTCAGTGTGTTGATGTGCGCACCCAGATCCGTGTATCCATGGGACATTGTTATAGTTCGCGAGGGAGATAGCTTGTTCCTGGACAAGCGTGATGGTGGTCCATTTGACACAGTCACTGTAAATGAAAATGCTGCAGATCCTCCCCAGGATCCTACCCCACCCAACCCCAACAATCCCACCGAAAAGGCCGCTATCCCTGAAACGGCGTCCATCAATTCTGCTACTTCGTTATCTCTAGAAGCTACCTATATTAACCAAAATTTCGGATTCCAATCTGTAATCGAAACGGCCCCTCCGCCTCCTGTGGATTTCGCTAACCCGAACCCCTTCTATGGTCCGGAAGAAACTGAGCCCCTTGCCTCTTGCGGATACCGATACAGGCTCTTCGACCTTGGAATCACCGAAGACGAAGATATCAAAATCTGTGTTCGCACGGAGGTTGATGCGTACATCCCCGGCCAAGGAAATCCTCGCGAAGGCCAGGGATTAGTCACCATTCGGGCTCTCAATGAATTCGATCCTCGAGCCCAAGGCGCAGGTGGCGCCCCGGACTGGCGCTCAAAGTTGGATTCCCAACGTGGTGCTGTTGTTGCAACCGAGATGAAGAATAACAGTTGTAAACTTGCTAAATGGACAGTTCAGAGTGTCCTGGCAGGAGCTGAGCTCATGAAAATTGG ATACATTTCGCGAGCGAACCCCCGTGACAACACTCGACATGTCATCCTGAGCACTGCCTCCATGCGGCCAACTGATTTCGCAGCGCAGCTGAATGTTTCCTTGGCCAATGGATGGGGTATAGTCCGAACGGTCACCGATATGTGCATGAAAATGCCTGAAGGGAAATACGTATTGGTGAAGGACCCTAACAAG CCCGTAATCCGTTTGTACGCTGTACCCATGTCAACTTTCACTGGTGATGATGAGGAAGTAGCTGAAGTGGCTTCGGAAGAAGAGTAG
- a CDS encoding Rhomboid-like protein 20, producing MSFENASVTKGLIIFSATSSVCFGIFDLKHYLHLQFVPHISTYHQYWRLFIHHLAFSNSSDLLLAVLLLYNVGIHIERQFGSVKYASFVFMSLLLATLLEFVTLMLFNRVGINKFATGPSALIFCILYQYSRIVPPSYMFKVFGWTFTNKSFSYLLALQMAISRLPSSAVVAIIGLLTGQLYRSDLAGFNTYRLPPSVVQFSRRYLSPVIGSLHPPRRSNRALPDGSRGDGSQNRQGIRLNEEVITTARRRRSTTPRIPLPTTTTTNQGLPSEGLTEWVGDLVERTGSARVGLRIPTDAEISTAVGMFPTIEREVVIGVLQRRYFPVRHILIEVLRLTIYFIQPKCRSCD from the exons ATGTCTTTTGAGAATGCATCCGTGACCAAAG GTCTCATCATTTTCTCTGCCACCTCATCTGTATGTTTTGGAATATTCGATTTGAAGCACTATCTTCATCTCCAA TTTGTGCCACATATATCAACCTATCACCAG TATTGGCGCTTGTTTATCCACCACTTGGCTTTCTCGAATTCAAGCGACCTCCTCTTGGCGGTTCTACTCCTTTATAATGTCGGGATACATATCGAGCGTCAGTTCGGGAGTGTCAAATATGCA TCGTTCGTGTTCATGTCTTTGTTGCTAGCAACACTATTGGAATTTGTGACTCTCATGCTCTTCAATCGAGTGGGCATCAACAAGTTTGCGACAGGACCGTCTGCTCTTATTTTTTGCATCTTGTACCAATACTCCCGAATCGTTCCCCCGAGCTACATGTTTAAAGTTTTTGGATGGACATTCACCAATAAAAGTTTCAGCTATCTTTTAGCCCTTCAG ATGGCAATAAGCCGACTACCAAGTTCAGCTGTGGTAGCGATCATTGGACTGTTGACCGGTCAATTATACCGTTCAGATTTAGCAGGCTTCAATACCTACCGCCTACCTCCATCAGTGGTACAGTTTTCCAGGAGATATTTGTCTCCCGTTATCGGTTCACTTCACCCTCCTAGAAGATCCAATCGCGCTCTTCCAGACGGGTCTCGAGGTGATGGGTCACAGAATCGTCAAGGTATCCGGCTGAATGAAGAAGTAATTACGACCGCTAGACGTCGAAGGTCAACCACGCCGAGGATACCTCTCCCGACAACAACTACCACAAACCAAGGATTGCCCTCAGAGGGACTCACTGAATGGGTGGGGGACTTGGTTGAAAGAACCGGAAGTGCTAGAGTGGGCCTACGTATCCCAACAGATGCAGAGATATCTACAGCGGTGGGCATGTTTCCTACAATAGAGCGAGAGGTGGTGATTGGTGTGCTCCAGCGAAGGTACTTTCCTGTCAGGCATATTTTGATCGAAGTACTTCGGCTAACTATCTACTTTATTCAGCCCAAATGTAGAAGCTGCGATTGA
- a CDS encoding GATA-type transcription factor sreA, giving the protein MDSLSFDGYTTYSDASTPRTPSPTDMHFAPDFKHDIDHPVQNIFAPTDDDNAGAVVVPPSSGPYWSQNSSTNTHPYAFNNTSNNSSRGSLLQELYESDIPEQSLSPNFSHQSDNWSQQQQQQQQQRPSEFSMMRRATFPYVRRDHEDAMPMQYVQQQQQQMQMMHLQQMQHGNGMQYSRGEHLYNEPHHMDSAHDFIPSMSNSPHSSYRDFDDGANIKLEEGAPLMVPSQTSFYRPNSSGGVCGSMSLSYLSPHTGLPVQHTDDAASKETQYLRRRCFNCHTTEPPSWRRSTLNPGKIVCNKCGLYERTHLRPRPLRFDELRAGNKARKQSKATTGPNPSVSPKQSKMVKKEPREYGTGALLRRSSVSSSSSVHSGSGASDWDDNVSIYSSGSAPPTSFNSPIQQSYPLSRSDSQSPPRDGGIRLPNNPLSDIASMNVSHGPQSQLPTPRKSHTSPGAYFAPSPALSQTQALPGSRSGSVHGSPAVGHSQLQLQTQPDFFGPSENASAVSSPGPVAAAVPALSS; this is encoded by the exons ATGGACTCTCTCTCCTTCGACGGCTACACAACCTACTCTGACGCCTCCACTCCCCGCACTCCCTCTCCCACCGACATGCACTTTGCCCCTGATTTCAAGCACGACATAGACCACCCCGTCCAGAACATCTTCGCACCCACTGACGATGATAATGCAGGCGCTGTTGTTGTCCCACCATCCTCTGGCCCCTATTGGTCTCAGAACTCCTCTACAAACACACACCCGTATGCCTTTaacaacaccagcaacaacagctcCCGTGGCTCTCTGCTCCAGGAGCTCTACGAGTCCGACATCCCTGAGCAGTCCCTGTCTCCCAATTTCAGCCACCAGTCCGACAACTGgtcccagcagcagcaacagcagcaacaacaaaggCCTTCAGAGTTTTCGATGATGCGTCGTGCCACTTTTCCCTATGTCCGACGCGACCACGAAGACGCGATGCCGATGCAGTAcgtccagcagcagcagcagcagatgcagatgatgCACTTGCAGCAAATGCAGCACGGAAATGGTATGCAATATTCGCGCGGAGAGCATCTTTACAATGAACCCCACCACATGGACTCGGCCCACGATTTCATCCCATCCATGTCCAATTCTCCCCACTCCTCATACCGCGACTTTGACGATGGCGCAAACATCAAGCTCGAAGAGGGTGCGCCCCTTATGGTCCCCTCCCAGACCTCTTTCTACCGTCCCAATTCTTCTGGCGGTGTTTGTGGCTCCATGTCGCTGTCCTATCTTTCTCCCCATACAGGTCTTCCCGTCCAACACACTGACGATGCCGCTTCAAAAGAAACCCAGTATCTCCGTCGTCGATGCTTCAACTGCCACACAACCGAGCCCCCTTCATGGCGAAGGAGTACCCTTAACCCGGGCAAGATTGTATGCAACAAGTGTGGTCTCTACGAGCGAACCCATCTGCGACCTAGACCTCTCCGTTTCGACGAGCTCCGAGCCGGTAACAAGGCAcgcaagcaaagcaaagccaCCACTGGACCTAATCCAAGTGTCAGCCCAAAGCAGTCCAAgatggtgaagaaggaaccCCGCGAGTATGGCACCGGTGCTCTTCTGAGGCGCAGTTCTGTATCCTCGTCAAGTTCTGTTCATTCTGGCAGCGGCGCAAGCGACTGGGATGATAATG TGTCCATTTACTCTTCTGGGTCAGCGCCCCCGACATCTTTCAACTCTCCTATCCAGCAAAGCTACCCATTGTCACGAAGCGACTCACAGTCGCCTCCCCGCGACGGTGGAATCCGCCTCCCCAACAACCCTCTCTCTGACATCGCGTCGATGAACGTGTCTCATGGCCCACAAAGCCAGCTCCCAACCCCCCGAAAATCACATACCTCACCTGGAGCATACTTTGCACCATCGCCGGCTCTCTCGCAAACCCAGGCACTGCCCGGAAGTCGAAGCGGCAGCGTGCACGGCAGTCCTGCTGTTGGCCACTCacagctgcagctgcaaaCACAACCTGACTTCTTTGGACCATCGGAGAACGCGTCGGCTGTGTCGAGTCCGGGACCAGTTGCCGCTGCAGTTCCTGCTCTATCGTCATGA